Proteins encoded together in one Halalkaliarchaeum sp. AArc-CO window:
- a CDS encoding PadR family transcriptional regulator: protein MPRVLFELTGFQRDLLYVIAGQDRPSGQQIKKELEGELGDITHGRLYPNLDTLVKNDLIKKGTQDRRTNYYEITDRGIAELERRRTWENQYVDL, encoded by the coding sequence ATGCCACGCGTTCTCTTCGAACTCACTGGATTTCAGCGGGACCTGCTGTACGTGATCGCGGGGCAAGACCGTCCCTCGGGGCAACAGATAAAAAAGGAGTTGGAAGGAGAACTGGGAGACATTACACACGGTCGACTGTATCCGAACCTCGATACCCTCGTCAAGAACGATCTCATCAAAAAGGGGACGCAAGACCGGCGAACGAATTACTACGAGATAACCGATCGGGGAATCGCCGAACTCGAACGACGGCGCACGTGGGAAAATCAGTACGTTGATTTGTGA